One genomic window of Mustela nigripes isolate SB6536 chromosome 15, MUSNIG.SB6536, whole genome shotgun sequence includes the following:
- the MZT1 gene encoding mitotic-spindle organizing protein 1, translated as MASSSGAGAAAAAAANLNAVRETMDVLLEISRILNTGLDMETLSICVRLCEQGINPEALSSVIKELRKATEALKAAENMTS; from the exons ATGGCGAGTAGCAGCGGTgccggggcggcggcggcagcggcggcgaaTCTGAACGCGGTGAGGGAGACCATGGACG TTCTGCTGGAAATTTCAAGAATTTTGAATACTGGCTTAGATATGGAAACTCTGTCTATTTGTGTACGGCTTTGTGAACAAGGAATTAATCCAGAAGCTTTATCGTCGGTTATTAAGGAACTTCGCAAGGCCACTGAAGCACTAAAG GCTGCTGAAAATATGACAAGCTGA